The following nucleotide sequence is from Firmicutes bacterium ASF500.
TGATCCCCATCCCTCTCCCCCGGCGCGGTTCTTCCGCGCCGGGGGCCTTGCTTTTACCGGAGATTTTACAGATTATTCATCTGTTTTGTGGTATGCTATTGAAAAAGGGGCGATGAACATGACCAACAAACAACTCACATGGCGGCAGCGGGGAGAGCTCTGGCTGCGTCTGGGCCTCCGGCTGGTGCTGACGGCTCTGGCGGTGTGGCTTCTGGCCCGGTTTGGGCGGCGGACCCTCTCCCTGTTCGCCCCCTTCCTCTTCGCCCTGGTGGCCGCCGTCCTACTCAACCCCCTGATTAAGCGCCTGCAAAGGCTTTTGGGCTGGAACCGGCAGCTGCTGTCCGCCCTGGTGCTGCTCCTGCTCTTCGGACTGCTGGGGGGCGGGCTGGCCCTGCTGGTCTACGCCGCCGCCGGGCAGCTGGTCTCCCTGGCTCAGAACTGGAGCGTCCTGGTGGACAGCCTCCAGGCCGCTATGGACCAGCTGGAGGCCCTCTTCGCCCGCTTCCTCACCCTGGTGCCCCCTCAGATTACCGAGATCGTGGAGCGGACCGGGGACCAGCTGTTTCAGTGGCTGTCCGACGTAGCCCCCGGCGTCCTGGCCGACCTGGGCCGGGAGGCCGGGGAGAAGGCCATGGGCCTGCCCTCCTTCCTGGTGGCCCTGGTCATCTTTGTCATGGCCACCTTCCTCCTCACCGCCGACTACCCCTACCTCCGCAGCCGGGCCGTCCAGCACCTGGACGAGGGGCCGCTCCGCTTCCTGGACCAGGTGCGCGCCACCGCGCTAGGGGCCTTTGGAGGGTACCTCAAGGCGGAATTTCTCCTGTCGGTGGGGGTATTCTTCATCCTGCTCATTGGCTTTTTTCTCACCGGACAGCCCTACGGCCTGCTGCTGGCCCTGGGTCTGGCGGTGATGGACTTCATTCCCATCATCGGGGCGGGCACCGTCATGGTCCCCTGGGCCTTCATCGCCCTGTTCACCGGCGACCTGCCCGCCGCCGTGGAGCTGATGGCCATCTGGGGGGTGATCGCCCTGTTCCGCCGGGTGATGGAGCCCAAGTTCGTGGGCGACCAGACCGGGCTGTCCCCCCTGCTGTCCCTGGTGTCCATCTACGTGGGCATGAAGCTGGCCGGGGTGGCTGGTATGATTCTGGGGCCGGTGGTCCTGCTGGTGATCCTCAATCTGGCCGGGATGGGCATGCTCCGGGGCCTGCGCCTGGACCTGGAGGCCGCCGCCCGGGATATCGCCGCCATTTTGAGCGTCCGGCCCGGCTGACCTCCGGCGGCTGTTCACAAATTCCTCAAATTTCTCCGGCACAATTCAAAAATATATTGTGGTTATCCCTTTTAATCAGCCAGAGGAAAAGGCCGGATTATGGGATATGCCGGAGA
It contains:
- a CDS encoding Sodium-lithium/proton antiporter encodes the protein MTNKQLTWRQRGELWLRLGLRLVLTALAVWLLARFGRRTLSLFAPFLFALVAAVLLNPLIKRLQRLLGWNRQLLSALVLLLLFGLLGGGLALLVYAAAGQLVSLAQNWSVLVDSLQAAMDQLEALFARFLTLVPPQITEIVERTGDQLFQWLSDVAPGVLADLGREAGEKAMGLPSFLVALVIFVMATFLLTADYPYLRSRAVQHLDEGPLRFLDQVRATALGAFGGYLKAEFLLSVGVFFILLIGFFLTGQPYGLLLALGLAVMDFIPIIGAGTVMVPWAFIALFTGDLPAAVELMAIWGVIALFRRVMEPKFVGDQTGLSPLLSLVSIYVGMKLAGVAGMILGPVVLLVILNLAGMGMLRGLRLDLEAAARDIAAILSVRPG